attatttgaggcTAAGGAAGCCaatgtaaagacttcagaactgaagggatgtgatccagtctcttggtcttagtgaggactcgagcagcagcattctgaatcagctaaagctgtctgattgattttttagggagacctgtaaagaccctgttaaagtagtcaagtctactgaagatgaaaacatggacaggtttttccaaatcctgttgacacataagtcctttaacccttgttatattcttaaggtgataataggctgactttgtaattgtcttaatgtggctgttaaaattcagttcagagtccatgactacaccaagatttctggctttgtctgtggtttttaacattgttgtttgaagctgagcgcagacttttagttgttcctcttttgctcccaAAACAACCacttcagtttttccttcatttaatttcagaaagttctggcacatccagccaTTAATTTGTTCAacgcacttagtcagtttttgaattggactatagtcccctggcgatacggttatgtaaatttgtgtctCGTCTGCATAACTATAGTAacttatgttgttgttttccataatctgagccagtggaagcatgtcgATGTttaacagaagaggccccagaatggagccttgggtaACTCCACACATATTTGTATGCTGAGAAGtttaattacctattgacacaaagtaatccctattttgtaagtaggattcaaaccattttagtactgagccagaaaggccaacccagttctccaatcggtctagtaatatgtcgtggtcgaccgtgtcaaatgcagcactgagatcaagtaatactaatgctgaatctcatttctctgtcttaccccttcccctcgtttttgcgcgttcacgcgggacctggTGATGTCCCAATTGTTAGGGGTAGTGGATAGACCGAGGGGTGTCTGGGCCTAGAAACCGGgtgtggacgcgacctcacttgtaaacacacaagcaacaatggctgccgcatCGATCAGAGAGACACNNNNNNNNNNNNNNNNNNNNNNNNNNNNNNNNNNNNNNNNNNNNNNNNNNNNNNNNNNNNNNNNNNNNNNNNNNNNNNNNNNNNNNNNNNNNNNNNNNNNtttcaatgattttacttaagaaaaaaaggtttgatattggcctatttttgctcattagtgatgtgtctaggagtggctggattactgcagttttcagggtcTGTGGGAAGATAcctgaaagtagagatgtgttcacaatctgtagaagatcagaagcaaaacaattggaaacattttttaaaacacctgttggaagaatatcaaggcaacaggaggaggtttgcagatgttgtataatgtcctccaggttttaATGGTTGATGGTTTGAAATTCTTTCATATTGGAActgcttgaacactgtgacaacacatatcatgtacttgatatggaggcactgtttgtctaatcttctgaattttgtctttgaaggaGGCAAAATCAATGCAGGCCTTGGttgataaaagttcagatgctactggttggagggtttgttaacctatggacagtagcaaacaaagcacgtgaattattattgtttctatcCATGTCAGAGAAAAAGGACCTCCTTGCATAcctcagttccaaattataaatgcaaagtctctctttataggtgtttgaatggaccaggagatttgttttttgccaccttcgttcagcttttcgacactctttttttctcttctcaccaataggacatttctccatggagatcttcTCTTACCATATAAGGGTCCCAAAACACTTCTCTATGAAGATTCTCTTTTTATAAAGACACTATACATAATAGCCTATGTAAACCTcccaaaagagaaagaataTCACAACTTCAATCACACAGGCAAAAAGCAAAGATGATAATGTCACTTGTCTTCAGTATTATTACACGTCTGCCCTTCAGAGGGAATCCagtgtcataaaaaacaaaccacagctTAAAGTAATTTCCATCTGAATGGCATTATTTCCTCTATTCTTGTGAATGCATGGACTAATATGTGATTTACATTTGATGCCATTTTAAACACTATTCATTGCACCCATTGTATAATGATGATTTATGAGTTTATATGGCAAATAATGGCCatgttactgtactgtatatggcaTTGATATTGTCCCATTGATACTACAGATAACAGTAAcatcaaaaacacatacagtttatattctgtatttaaaGTCTGTTATAGAAAGAAGTTTTGAACCCTTTTTATAAGggttacctactgcacctttaactgCCGAATCTGAGGCCAACTTCAGCGTTGTGACAAAGCATTACGCTATAGCTAACATTAGTGACATGGAGTGGTGAAACATGGGGAAGCCCATAGTCTTTTATGACAAACATGACAGCCTAAACTGGTAAACTGTTGGGATTAACATTGGTAGTAGCCTTGGTCctcctcttttgtgtttttgttttgtattaatcAAAATCGTAGATATCCAAGGGATGGAATCTATCCCTGAGAATGTGTTGCAGACTCAAAACAGCCCATCACTCCTCATCCAAGTTAttccacattttaaaattatgcACCATGCCAACCAATGTTATGGAGAACTTAAGGGCTTGGTGTAAAACTGAAGCTGTGACTTATGCCTAGGTTGAAATTATTTCAGCTGGTGCAACCCTGTTAGTGTGTAAACTTTGACCAAAGTTGCAATTGCAGAGCACTACATGAACACCTAACCACAGCTTAATATAATGAAACCTGATGGACCGTCAATATTAAGGTAATAACTATAACTGTTTACAGGAATGCAAATTCATAGGTACAATACAATGAAATTAATCAGACATGAATTTTCAATGAGAATTTATTACAGCCAGCAGTTTACCATACAAATCACCTTTCAAAATGCTCAGCTACCACCTTCCTAAATATGGCTGATATTCTGAGCACTGacagtaaaatgacataaaacagagGAATGCATTCAAATTTATTAATCTCcattttctctattttgctatttttttcaacaaatttttgtttattatcaaGGTCCAGTCAAACCTCTAGACCTGGCAGataattgttttcttctttttttaagacataATTTATCATTTTGCGATGTTTTCAGAGTTTtaggtttttcaatgtttaatatttttttctctttttccatcgGTGAAGCAGGTTTCAAAACGCCCAATCTgttaagacaaaagaaagaatatCAATGCTTACAATGTGACAGCTAAagtataatttccttttttcccccaagtCTCCCAAAATGTGTATCATAATAAAATcagcccccacacacaccttagACGCTGGGAACGCCAGCAGGGGTGGTAGACTTCTGAGCAGCCTCCTTGGCCTGGTGGGCCTGGAGCACAGCAACAGCCTCATCCACCTAAAACCACAAAACACTTAATGAACCACTGCACATGAAGCATTATCATTGAACTTTACCAAGCGGCCAGTTTTTAGCAGGAGAAAACAATGACATGCAACACGCTTGAGATCTTACAGCTCAGGCCATTAACTGACCTTTGAGCGCAGCGACTCGGGTGACTCCAGCATGTGAAGAAGTTCAGAGTTGTCGATCTCCAGCAGCATACCGGTGATCTTGCCTGCCAAACTGGGGTGCATGTTCTGGATCAATGGGAACAGACGCTCACCTGAAGGAAGAAAAATAGTCAACaactacttttaaatgtgtgaaatcaGACTTAATGTGTAAAATAGCTTGGTGACCAGGATGAATTCTATGAGTTTCCCAGAACAGTTACGGTAATGTTAGTTCCTCGGACGATATCTGAGCAGAGTATGTACTAACCCAGCATCTGCTTCTGTTCCTGAGGAGGGGCAGCAGCCAGCATGGAGGCAGTCAGGGGCTCCTGTCCTTGGACATGGACAGCAGGCTAAGGAAGGGAAAAAGATTTGAGTCCAAGGTGGGGATTTACCTGCCTAACAGTAAACTACGTTAAAATGTTGACAACATCAATTAACGTTTcatataaaataatttcacagtGGATTACCACGGTGCGGAAACCCTGCGTTTAATCCCTCCCAGCTTAATCCGAGTCTCCTGGCACTGTGTAGCCTACAACATGCGTTTCTTCAAGTTGGAATCATTAATAAAGTTAGAACTATTCTGTAGCTTGCTAACAGTCCTGTTTTTTACTGCCTCGTTATCTGTAAACCTTAAAGCTACTTTCATATTTCAATAagtgttgaaatattttaagGTATTTCAAAGTGGATCAAGTTTAGAATCTCAAAGTCAGATATTCTAATTTAAGTTCTTACTGGACACCCTACAGCGGGACAGTGTTTCAGCAGCCAGTTTTCAAGAATTTTTACAAgcctatatttttgtaatataataaccgCTGTTACACTTTTTAATACCATTTTAGCTTGTGTTGGCCTATCAGTGCTTTCAGAACATATGGTAGaataccataaaaaaaaaaaatactgtggtATTACCACAGATTTTAGGGTTTATGAATGAAACAATATATTTGTGATGCTCCacttattgtacattttattaaaaaaaaaaatcatactttgACAGATTATTGTAGTTTAATCTACTCCAGCAATGTTCCACCACATTCTCGCAGTCTCTTTGAAGTTAGAGCGAGATTCTGCTCTGTGGTACCCGGCGGATACAAAGTAAGCGTAGCGATGGTGGACAGCGAAGCAGTCAAACCATTAACATACAATTATATTGGCCACACGTTGAATGCCACCACCGGTGTGAgtcaatacaaaacaaaactagcGTGTTGTAGTGATTAGAGTTTGTAGTAAAGAAGGACTATATCAGCAACCCACCAATGGCAGTtgactgcatttatttttttcggCATTAGATTTCTACTGGCATTTGACAGATGCTAATTTTTGACCCTGATTAGGGCCATGAAAGTCAATGGAATGCTTACCTGCTGCATGGCGACCTGTGGCTGGGAGGCCATATGCTGCTGGGGGTTGCGCACACCAGCAGCATATTTGTACTGGGGCATGGCGCGCACCGGGGCAGCAGTGGCTGAAGCACCGGCAGGGCGTTGGTTCAGGGCCTGGGTGGCTGAAGGGAGAAAGGTGAACAAGGAACTTTAACTAAAACTGATTAACAGGCAGGGACAGAGGAATATATTGCAGATCCTTTGTTCTGAAAACCGAAATGCTTACGCATACGCTGGGAAGCCATCATGCGTGGGACCTGCGCattgggggtggtggtgggacGGATGGCATTGAAGGTCTGGGGCCTTGGAGCTGACGGGCGCATAGCATTGGGCATGTTTTGGAAGTCTAAATGAAGAGGAAACATTAGTGATCCACACTAAAATAGTTAGAATTCAGTTCTCTCAATGTTGAAAGATGGAGCTAGTTAGCATTTTCACTAGCATTATTTGCACTCCAATGAACAGAATGAACAAACtgttgatccccccccccccatttttcaCATGGAATCATGTGAAACAATGTGTCTACTTACGTTGAGGACGCACTCCTTGAGTGGCCCAACGAGGACTGGGGCGGAGCTGTGCCAGCTGGTTGGCAGAGTAGTATGCAGCACGGTTCTGAGCCTGAGAAGACaaagataaaatgtattattacacATTATCTTAGGCCACGTCCACACAAaacttattctttttttcccctggcATCGTTTCAGGAATGTGCGTCCAAACGGATCCATTTGTAAACATAATACTTCATATTCCAGACCTATATGTGGCGCTATTTCTGCTACAgaaatttaccaaaaaaaaacaaacagaagaggCGGTGCATGTGCATAAAGCTTGCCCGCTGTTTACAAAAAGACAGCAGAAACCACAACACAAGAAGAAGACTTGTTATGAGACGTCGTCGCGGGGTAAGAGGTCAAAGGATGGGACAATGACATCCTCAATACACAAGTATGCGGCTTCAACGTCCATACAAAGACCCTGGGACCAGGTTTTAAAATAGTGCTTCTTTGGGCAGTGCGTTTACAGGATTTGTTTGGACGCTCGGCCTAAACGATGCAAAACATGTGCGTTTGCACcaaaaagtgtgtatgtgtggattgCCCCTTACAGCCAAGgtgttaaaacattttcctattATGCTCCAACCAACAGGAGGGGTTTACACCAGTTATTCTAATTCCAAACACAGTAAACCTGTACATTTAAGTAGTGAGGTAGcaacaaaataatcaaacatGCCAAGTTGTATGTCATGTATACTAAGCAAATTGGCCAAGGGGGTGGGAAACTCACCTGAGGTATAGCCGCCATGAAGTAGCCTGAGGGCGGGGCAGGCTGATATGGGTTGAGGACAGGGTTGGGCACAGCGCGGACTGTGGCCATCCTTTGCATGTACTGGTTGGTTAGATGGGCCTGGCGCTCCTCCTTGCGCTGGGCCAGGGCCACATACAGTGGCTTTGTAGCAACAATGCGCCCATTCATCTCTGTTACAGCTTTAGTGGCCTCCTCTGGAGaagagaagcacacaaaacCAAAGCCTTTGCTTCGGCCACCCTCCATCATCACCTATGGGAGAAGAAAAGGATTATTTTCTATTCCGATACATTATCGCCTTGTTAATCTCcacaaaattaaattgaaatttaaaCAACTGAACTCAAGACTGTAATCAAGCCATAAAACATTACTACATCACAAATCAATAAGTCTTTACCTTAGCACTAGTTATGGTTCCAAATGGAGAGAATTCTTTACGGAGACGCTCATCATCTAGGCCATCATCCAGGTTTTTCACATACAGATTGACACCCTGGTTAATGGAAAACGATAAtgattttgtaatgttttgtaaCTAACCACAGCAAAATATGAAGAATGACAAGATATATACCCTAAATGAGCAAATTATCACTAAGTTTTCTAGCTAAAACAGGGTGTGAGATTGTCCTTTAAAAACAGCTGTAATGTTGAAGTAAATTGCAAAGAAAGAGCACTAGGCCAACAAACCTGGTATCTGGTCATGCGATCCTGTTTCATCTGCTCAAATTTACGCTTCAGCTCATTCTGACGCTCCCCCTTCTTCTGTGCGCGGCCCACATAGACTTGCCTGCCATTGAATTCTTTACCATTCATATCATCCACAGCCTGCAATGAAATAAGCGTTAGACCACTGAAACAAACTACACACAAGCCATGTTTGTATCGACTCAAAGCCATCAATGGGACTATTGACAAGTAAGTCAATAACATTTGCCAGGGCAATGACCAGGAGTTGATGCTAACCTTCTGTGCATCTTCGTGTCTCTCGAAGCTGACAAAGCCAAAACCCTTGGATTTGCCACTCTCGTCAGTCATAACCCGGATACTGAGTGCAGGTCCTACAAGTTAAAACAGCTAATCAATACTAAATTTCATTAACACGCCAAATCACATTGGCAACCCACTTAGGGTACTTTTCACAGATAAATACCACAAATCGTTGTGCTTTACATACATAATAaaaccacaataaaaaataatgaataaaagataaaaaaaaagcagacaggTCAACCAAAAGCCAGTTTAAAAGGGTAGGTATTTAGCTGATTTTAGTCTAGGGGCGGAGAGCTTCCAAAGTTTTGGTGCTACCGACTTGAAACTTGACCACCACATGCCTTAAGCAAGGTGCAGGGAACATTTAGTAAATTTAACAAATTAGAACTAGGGGGCGTGGTCACAAATTTGGTTGCAGTAAATCAGCCACATATGTAGCTGCATGACCGTGCAATGGTCAGAAGGTTTGGGGGAGATTTTTAAACTGGCTTCTATATAGAATTGTCTTACCATATTTACCAAACATATCCTTCAGCTTCTCGTCAGTCATGTCGTCCCCAAAATTCTTGATGTAAACATTGGTAAACTCTCTGGCACGTGCCCCAAGCTCAGCCTCCCTTTCTTTACGTGACTTAAATCGCCCAACGAATCTGTTGGTCAAACGGTGAAAAATGTCGGACCAAATCACACATACCAAGACAATCCATACCCAAACTCCTTATTTACCACAATACCATTTAGGACAT
The genomic region above belongs to Etheostoma cragini isolate CJK2018 chromosome 6, CSU_Ecrag_1.0, whole genome shotgun sequence and contains:
- the LOC117946106 gene encoding polyadenylate-binding protein 1A isoform X2, whose product is MNPSAPSYPMASLYVGDLHPDVTEAMLYEKFSPAGPILSIRVCRDMITRRSLGYAYVNFQQPADAERALDTMNFDVIKGRPLRIMWSQRDPSLRKSGVGNIFIKNLDKSIDNKALYDTFSAFGNILSCKVVCDENGSKGYGFVHFETHEAAERAIEKMNGMLLNDRKVFVGRFKSRKEREAELGARAREFTNVYIKNFGDDMTDEKLKDMFGPALSIRVMTDESGKSKGFGFVSFERHEDAQKAVDDMNGKEFNGRQVYVGRAQKKGERQNELKRKFEQMKQDRMTRYQGVNLYVKNLDDGLDDERLRKEFSPFGTITSAKVMMEGGRSKGFGFVCFSSPEEATKAVTEMNGRIVATKPLYVALAQRKEERQAHLTNQYMQRMATVRAVPNPVLNPYQPAPPSGYFMAAIPQAQNRAAYYSANQLAQLRPSPRWATQGVRPQHFQNMPNAMRPSAPRPQTFNAIRPTTTPNAQVPRMMASQRMPTQALNQRPAGASATAAPVRAMPQYKYAAGVRNPQQHMASQPQVAMQQPAVHVQGQEPLTASMLAAAPPQEQKQMLGERLFPLIQNMHPSLAGKITGMLLEIDNSELLHMLESPESLRSKVDEAVAVLQAHQAKEAAQKSTTPAGVPSV
- the LOC117946106 gene encoding polyadenylate-binding protein 1A isoform X1 — its product is MNPSAPSYPMASLYVGDLHPDVTEAMLYEKFSPAGPILSIRVCRDMITRRSLGYAYVNFQQPADAERALDTMNFDVIKGRPLRIMWSQRDPSLRKSGVGNIFIKNLDKSIDNKALYDTFSAFGNILSCKVVCDENGSKGYGFVHFETHEAAERAIEKMNGMLLNDRKVFVGRFKSRKEREAELGARAREFTNVYIKNFGDDMTDEKLKDMFGKYGPALSIRVMTDESGKSKGFGFVSFERHEDAQKAVDDMNGKEFNGRQVYVGRAQKKGERQNELKRKFEQMKQDRMTRYQGVNLYVKNLDDGLDDERLRKEFSPFGTITSAKVMMEGGRSKGFGFVCFSSPEEATKAVTEMNGRIVATKPLYVALAQRKEERQAHLTNQYMQRMATVRAVPNPVLNPYQPAPPSGYFMAAIPQAQNRAAYYSANQLAQLRPSPRWATQGVRPQHFQNMPNAMRPSAPRPQTFNAIRPTTTPNAQVPRMMASQRMPTQALNQRPAGASATAAPVRAMPQYKYAAGVRNPQQHMASQPQVAMQQPAVHVQGQEPLTASMLAAAPPQEQKQMLGERLFPLIQNMHPSLAGKITGMLLEIDNSELLHMLESPESLRSKVDEAVAVLQAHQAKEAAQKSTTPAGVPSV